One part of the Sorangiineae bacterium MSr11954 genome encodes these proteins:
- a CDS encoding sigma-70 family RNA polymerase sigma factor, protein MGRWLADSEEALPARAPAMGPRLVTSDELLVAGLRAGDVDARARFFDAHAADVRRILLRILGSDVELPDLVQEVFLRAMTGIARLDDASSLRPWLTGIAVFTARECIRRRQRRRWLVFLPNEKLPEPEADSACTDADASEALAATYRVLERLGVHERIVFTLRFIDGMELLQIAEACDMSLSTVKRRLAAAERRFTSLARHHPALSEWLQRGDRWNGA, encoded by the coding sequence GTGGGACGATGGCTTGCCGACTCCGAAGAGGCGCTTCCAGCGCGCGCGCCCGCCATGGGACCTCGGCTGGTCACGAGCGACGAGCTCCTGGTTGCAGGGCTGCGGGCCGGCGACGTCGACGCGCGGGCGCGCTTCTTCGATGCCCACGCCGCGGACGTGCGGCGCATTTTGCTTCGCATCCTGGGGTCCGACGTCGAGCTTCCGGATTTGGTGCAGGAGGTTTTTCTGCGCGCCATGACCGGGATCGCGCGGCTCGACGATGCTTCGTCGCTTCGCCCGTGGCTGACGGGGATCGCTGTGTTCACGGCCCGCGAGTGCATCCGCCGGCGTCAAAGGCGGCGCTGGCTCGTGTTTCTTCCGAACGAGAAGTTGCCGGAGCCGGAGGCCGATTCCGCGTGCACGGATGCCGATGCCAGCGAGGCGTTGGCCGCCACGTACCGGGTGCTGGAGCGGCTCGGGGTGCACGAGCGGATCGTGTTCACCCTTCGGTTCATCGACGGCATGGAGCTGCTCCAAATCGCGGAGGCGTGCGACATGTCGCTCAGCACCGTCAAACGCCGGCTGGCCGCCGCCGAGCGACGCTTTACGAGCTTGGCGCGCCATCATCCTGCCCTCTCCGAGTGGCTCCAGCGAGGTGACCGATGGAACGGCGCATGA
- a CDS encoding FecR domain-containing protein, which translates to MKPARSRPSSPLGRLGAKLAELQDARSARNGDALARARARFLAAAAAADAAGGRSRPLVLHRWAFAFATLAALAAIGWGFWARGPWGSKALGGEGAVSSAGAGGSAGAGGSAGAGGGKGAAEGLGGPVIAPISPTVASGSWIAAPVAKPLPVRFSDGSEVVLAPSSRARVVDAGRRGARVILERGEEHARIVHVDGADGETSSWHFEAGPFDVHVTGTQFKIAWQPAEEVFTLALEEGSVVVSGCGLGGGRSVRAGESLRLTCAEERAVPKGAAAGDAPAASQAPEARRTAKESRETEPTKTTIQTEPAKESRETGPAKAQGETEPAKTTIQAEPGKPSRETEPAKAQGETEPAKTAETRPPSRPDWRTLFDADRFADAYAAASREGWSRLCEQRDVSDLVALANVARFTGHLDESERALHAIRRRFPSDERAAWAAFQLGRLTLDSRGRAHEAAAWFETAYRERPSGLIAREALGRLMEAREQVGDMDAARDTARQYLRLYPYGPYFERASQLAGPR; encoded by the coding sequence ATGAAACCGGCGCGTTCGCGGCCTTCGTCGCCGCTCGGGCGCTTGGGGGCGAAGCTCGCGGAGCTTCAGGACGCGCGCAGCGCGCGCAATGGCGATGCGCTTGCGCGTGCCCGTGCGCGCTTTCTTGCCGCGGCTGCGGCCGCCGATGCCGCGGGGGGGCGCTCGAGGCCGCTCGTGTTGCATCGGTGGGCGTTTGCTTTTGCGACGCTTGCAGCGCTGGCCGCGATCGGGTGGGGCTTTTGGGCGCGCGGGCCGTGGGGGTCGAAGGCGCTCGGAGGCGAGGGGGCTGTGAGCTCCGCGGGCGCCGGGGGCTCCGCGGGGGCTGGGGGCTCTGCGGGGGCTGGGGGCGGTAAGGGTGCTGCGGAGGGGCTCGGAGGGCCGGTGATTGCACCGATTTCGCCGACGGTTGCGTCGGGGAGCTGGATCGCGGCGCCTGTGGCCAAGCCGCTGCCGGTGCGCTTTTCGGATGGCAGCGAGGTGGTGCTCGCGCCATCGTCCCGTGCGCGTGTCGTGGACGCGGGCCGGCGCGGTGCGCGTGTGATCCTCGAGCGGGGGGAGGAGCACGCGCGCATCGTTCATGTGGATGGCGCGGATGGGGAGACGAGCAGCTGGCATTTCGAGGCCGGGCCGTTCGACGTGCATGTGACGGGGACCCAGTTCAAGATCGCATGGCAGCCTGCGGAGGAGGTCTTCACCTTGGCGCTCGAGGAGGGCTCCGTCGTGGTGAGCGGTTGCGGCTTGGGCGGAGGGCGATCCGTTCGCGCCGGTGAATCGTTGCGGCTTACGTGTGCGGAGGAGCGGGCCGTTCCGAAAGGCGCGGCCGCGGGGGATGCGCCAGCGGCGAGCCAAGCGCCCGAGGCACGAAGGACCGCGAAGGAGTCGCGTGAAACGGAGCCGACGAAGACGACGATCCAAACGGAGCCGGCGAAGGAGTCGCGTGAAACGGGGCCGGCGAAGGCGCAAGGCGAAACGGAGCCGGCGAAGACAACGATCCAAGCGGAGCCGGGGAAGCCGTCGCGTGAAACGGAGCCGGCGAAGGCGCAAGGCGAAACGGAGCCGGCGAAGACGGCCGAAACGCGACCCCCCTCGCGACCGGACTGGCGGACCCTCTTCGACGCCGACCGATTTGCGGACGCGTACGCCGCCGCGTCACGCGAGGGGTGGTCGCGGCTTTGCGAGCAGCGCGATGTCTCCGACCTGGTGGCGCTCGCCAATGTCGCGCGGTTCACGGGCCACCTCGACGAGTCGGAGCGCGCACTGCACGCAATTCGCCGGCGCTTCCCCTCGGACGAGCGGGCCGCATGGGCAGCCTTTCAGCTCGGTCGATTGACCCTCGATTCGCGCGGGCGGGCGCACGAAGCTGCCGCGTGGTTCGAAACGGCTTATCGCGAACGACCCTCGGGGCTGATCGCGCGCGAAGCCCTCGGGCGCCTGATGGAGGCGCGCGAGCAGGTCGGCGACATGGACGCGGCGCGCGATACGGCGCGCCAGTACCTGCGGCTCTACCCGTACGGCCCTTATTTCGAGAGGGCATCGCAGCTCGCCGGCCCGCGATGA
- a CDS encoding insulinase family protein — protein MFAKRFALRRVASFALTAVLALGAWPAAAEGIRIPHVVHKLKNGMTVILSEDHSLPLAVVNVSYNVGSRFEAPKRTGFAHLFEHLMFMGTRRAPTGSYDAWMEALGGANNAWTSEDRTDYFDVGPKTILPLFLWLEADRLRDLGPLMTQKKLDAQREIVRNERRQRGENTPYGKVDFRLPELLYPEGHPYHHPVIGSHADLEAATVDDVKAFFATYYDPANASLVVAGDFAAGETLEKIRAYFETIPSRGAPKEPKSEFPDNTSSMKSVVRETMEDEVELPKVIMAWQTPKHFSPGDAELDLLSNALAGGKASRLYKALVYEQKIAQNVEAVQASGVLGSRFTLDVMVRPGVSLDRVEKAIDAELQKVRTKPLEAEELTRAKNIVETGFVARLEGVAERASILNLYQAELGTPDYAERDLERYRSATGEGIRATVQQWLKPDARVILRVVPKGQKAPEKPGAKKTGTGATP, from the coding sequence ATGTTTGCGAAACGATTCGCGCTTCGAAGGGTGGCCTCCTTCGCGTTGACGGCGGTGCTCGCGCTCGGCGCGTGGCCCGCGGCGGCCGAGGGCATCCGCATTCCGCACGTGGTTCACAAATTGAAGAACGGGATGACCGTCATCCTGAGCGAAGATCATTCGCTGCCCCTGGCGGTCGTCAACGTCTCGTACAACGTGGGCTCGCGGTTCGAAGCCCCCAAGCGAACCGGCTTTGCCCATCTGTTCGAGCACCTGATGTTCATGGGCACCCGCCGCGCCCCCACCGGCTCGTACGACGCGTGGATGGAAGCGCTCGGCGGCGCCAACAACGCGTGGACGAGCGAAGACCGCACCGACTATTTCGACGTCGGCCCCAAGACCATCCTGCCGCTGTTTCTCTGGCTCGAGGCCGATCGCCTCCGCGATCTCGGCCCGCTCATGACGCAGAAGAAGCTCGATGCCCAGCGCGAGATCGTGCGCAACGAGCGGCGCCAGCGGGGCGAGAACACGCCCTACGGCAAGGTCGACTTCCGCCTGCCCGAGCTGCTCTACCCCGAGGGCCATCCGTACCACCACCCCGTCATCGGCTCCCACGCGGATCTCGAGGCGGCCACGGTGGACGACGTCAAAGCCTTCTTCGCCACGTATTACGATCCCGCCAATGCATCGCTGGTGGTGGCCGGCGACTTCGCGGCGGGCGAGACCCTGGAGAAGATTCGCGCCTACTTCGAGACCATCCCCTCGCGCGGCGCGCCCAAGGAGCCCAAGTCCGAGTTCCCGGACAACACGTCCAGCATGAAATCGGTCGTGCGCGAGACCATGGAGGACGAGGTCGAGCTCCCCAAGGTGATCATGGCGTGGCAAACGCCCAAACACTTTTCCCCGGGCGACGCCGAGCTCGATCTTCTGTCGAACGCCCTGGCCGGCGGCAAAGCGAGCCGCCTCTACAAGGCGCTCGTGTACGAGCAAAAAATCGCGCAGAACGTGGAGGCCGTGCAAGCTTCGGGGGTGCTCGGCTCGCGCTTCACGCTCGATGTGATGGTTCGCCCGGGCGTCTCGCTCGACCGGGTCGAGAAGGCCATCGACGCGGAGCTTCAAAAGGTGCGCACCAAGCCCCTCGAGGCCGAGGAGCTGACCCGCGCCAAGAACATCGTGGAGACCGGCTTCGTGGCCCGCCTCGAGGGCGTCGCGGAGCGCGCGTCGATCCTCAACTTGTACCAGGCGGAGCTCGGCACACCGGACTACGCGGAGCGCGATTTGGAGCGTTACCGCAGCGCCACCGGGGAGGGGATTCGCGCGACGGTGCAGCAGTGGCTCAAGCCCGACGCCCGCGTGATCCTGCGGGTCGTGCCCAAAGGTCAGAAGGCGCCCGAGAAGCCGGGCGCGAAAAAAACAGGAACAGGAGCGACGCCGTGA
- a CDS encoding insulinase family protein translates to MRRKSFAAYASLLVLVGASGLVATACGGESAGAKPVATSPAKPPAPPATGPAAEADPLGPRPEVEPPPLFTPPTPVVFRTAHGINVWLLERHALPLVAIDVTIPVGSASDPGGEGGLAWATANMLDEGAGSRGALEFARAVDQLGASLVPTAGADHSGVSLFVLKRNLTPAFGLLADMVIRPRFDAVEWKRVHDLWMNDLRTRTREPRAVAAIAASSALYGSDQPYGHPVSGTTTSAGKIDLARVKRFYQASWRPESVTVVAVGDISRAELSTLLDQSFADWKPAPGAKAAPPSAPVEPKGTRPRLIVVDRADAPQSQLYVIRPGPAVADPDATLLERANIALGGSFSSRLNLDLREEHGWTYGAGSRVLPMRRAGSVVLSSAVHTENTGDAVKALLKDAELYATKGLTAGEVDLTRMTSRAELVQSYEHLSGAASLLAADAALGLSPTYEAEAAARRDAATKADLDRVALRYFHPKDAVIVIVGPRAKVLPQLEGAGLPKPEFFDTEGNPRAAR, encoded by the coding sequence ATGCGTAGAAAATCCTTTGCGGCGTATGCGAGCCTGCTGGTGCTCGTAGGGGCTTCGGGCCTCGTTGCGACGGCGTGCGGCGGTGAAAGCGCAGGCGCGAAGCCCGTGGCCACATCGCCTGCGAAGCCTCCCGCCCCACCTGCGACCGGGCCGGCCGCCGAGGCGGATCCGCTGGGGCCGCGCCCCGAGGTGGAGCCGCCGCCCCTCTTCACACCGCCGACGCCGGTGGTGTTTCGCACCGCCCACGGCATCAACGTATGGCTGCTCGAGCGCCACGCGCTTCCCCTCGTGGCCATCGACGTGACCATCCCCGTGGGCTCGGCCAGCGATCCGGGGGGCGAGGGCGGCCTCGCTTGGGCCACGGCCAACATGCTCGACGAAGGCGCCGGCTCGCGCGGCGCGCTGGAGTTTGCGCGTGCCGTCGATCAACTGGGCGCCAGCTTGGTGCCCACCGCGGGCGCCGATCACAGCGGCGTCTCGCTGTTCGTGCTCAAGCGCAACCTCACCCCCGCGTTCGGGCTCCTCGCCGACATGGTGATTCGCCCGCGCTTCGATGCGGTCGAGTGGAAGCGCGTGCACGATCTTTGGATGAACGATCTGCGCACGCGCACGCGCGAGCCCCGCGCCGTTGCGGCCATCGCGGCGTCGTCCGCCCTGTACGGCAGCGATCAACCGTATGGGCACCCGGTGTCGGGAACGACGACCAGCGCGGGCAAGATCGATCTGGCGCGGGTCAAACGCTTCTACCAAGCGAGCTGGCGCCCCGAATCGGTCACGGTGGTGGCCGTGGGCGACATCTCCCGCGCGGAGCTCTCGACCTTGCTCGATCAATCCTTCGCCGATTGGAAGCCGGCGCCCGGCGCCAAAGCCGCCCCGCCCTCGGCCCCCGTGGAGCCCAAGGGCACGCGCCCGCGTTTGATCGTGGTCGATCGCGCGGACGCGCCGCAGTCGCAGCTCTATGTCATCCGCCCCGGGCCGGCGGTCGCCGATCCCGACGCCACCCTCCTCGAACGAGCCAACATCGCGCTGGGCGGCTCCTTCTCCTCGCGTCTCAACCTCGATTTGCGCGAGGAGCACGGCTGGACGTACGGCGCAGGCTCGCGCGTGCTGCCGATGCGCAGGGCCGGCTCGGTCGTTCTTTCGTCTGCGGTCCACACCGAGAACACCGGCGACGCCGTGAAGGCGCTGCTCAAAGACGCCGAGCTTTACGCGACCAAGGGGCTCACCGCCGGCGAGGTCGATCTCACGCGCATGACCTCGCGCGCCGAGTTGGTGCAGTCCTACGAACATCTCTCCGGCGCGGCCTCGCTGCTGGCCGCCGACGCGGCCCTGGGCTTGTCGCCGACCTACGAGGCCGAGGCAGCCGCCCGCCGCGATGCAGCAACCAAGGCGGATCTCGACCGGGTGGCGCTTCGGTATTTCCACCCCAAGGACGCGGTCATCGTCATCGTGGGACCTCGAGCCAAGGTGCTGCCGCAGCTCGAAGGCGCGGGGCTCCCCAAGCCGGAGTTCTTCGACACCGAGGGGAATCCGCGCGCCGCGCGCTAG
- a CDS encoding DeoR/GlpR family DNA-binding transcription regulator, producing MQSEVPKAMLTEERRRWIVAALEREGKVVACELSRLLDVSEDTIRRDLRELAAEGRVQRVHGGALPAPRVSANYAVRATQATSTKTTLARAAAALVRQANVVLVDGGTTNVEIVRHFAPDLHATVVTNSPPVAIALADHPHIEVIVLGGRMFKPSRATVDSVTMEGVRGIRADVCFLGVCSVHPETGVSTLDFSEAHIKRAMVASSAEVVAVAFGEKLGTAAPYLVAPLAELTQLVTEASVSEEFLAPYRAAGVTVLQA from the coding sequence ATGCAGAGCGAAGTACCGAAGGCCATGCTGACGGAGGAGCGGCGGCGTTGGATCGTCGCCGCGTTGGAGCGCGAAGGAAAGGTCGTCGCGTGCGAGCTGAGTCGATTGCTCGACGTGTCGGAGGATACCATTCGGCGCGATCTTCGGGAGCTCGCGGCGGAAGGGCGCGTGCAACGGGTGCACGGCGGCGCCCTGCCCGCCCCGCGCGTGAGCGCGAACTATGCAGTGCGCGCGACGCAGGCGACGTCGACCAAGACGACCTTGGCGCGCGCGGCGGCGGCGCTGGTCCGGCAGGCGAACGTGGTGCTCGTGGACGGAGGGACCACCAACGTCGAGATCGTGCGCCACTTTGCGCCGGATCTTCATGCCACGGTGGTGACCAACAGCCCGCCGGTGGCCATCGCCTTGGCCGATCATCCGCACATCGAGGTGATTGTGCTGGGCGGGCGGATGTTCAAGCCCTCGCGCGCCACCGTCGACTCGGTGACCATGGAGGGCGTGCGCGGGATTCGCGCCGATGTGTGCTTCCTCGGGGTTTGCAGCGTGCACCCGGAGACGGGCGTCTCGACGCTCGACTTTTCGGAGGCGCACATCAAGCGCGCGATGGTGGCGTCTTCGGCGGAGGTGGTGGCCGTGGCGTTCGGCGAGAAGCTCGGCACCGCGGCGCCGTATCTGGTCGCGCCGCTCGCGGAGCTCACGCAATTGGTGACCGAGGCGAGCGTCTCGGAGGAGTTCCTCGCGCCTTACCGTGCGGCGGGGGTCACCGTACTCCAGGCGTAG
- a CDS encoding MFS transporter, with the protein MSSQVDRIARRAVGAMFFLLGAGYASWVSRIPAMRDRLGLGDRDLGLLLLATAVGAIAAFRSAARLTARYGSRRVTQVSSALMCVSVALPGFAPTPLWAAFALAAVGMSTGIMDVAMNAHGVEVERRIGRPILGSLHGLFSLGGLVGAGAGALAASQGLSSITHLVAAGIVFEVFALFFGRTLLPHELSRESPHEEPSSDAPPAHSFTRPNGILIALGAVAFCSSVGEGAMADWSAVYLRDILHTSEAVAPLGFAAFSLAMLLGRFSGDRLTLRFGSVGIVRYGGLLVAAGLAFGLITNTVPTTILGFLCVGLGLSVVMPTAFRASGRVPGVAPSAGLATMATLGYGGFLLGPPAIGFVSEHFTVRGGLAVVVVLAIVLTALAPSVEGRPLRPGAAFDWLTSRVTRS; encoded by the coding sequence ATGAGCTCCCAGGTGGATCGCATCGCGCGACGCGCCGTGGGGGCCATGTTTTTTCTGCTGGGCGCCGGCTATGCCAGCTGGGTATCGCGCATTCCCGCCATGCGCGACCGGCTCGGGCTCGGCGATCGCGATCTCGGGCTGCTCCTCCTCGCCACCGCCGTCGGCGCCATCGCCGCCTTTCGCTCGGCCGCGCGCCTCACGGCCCGGTACGGGAGCCGCCGTGTGACGCAGGTCTCCTCCGCGCTCATGTGCGTGAGCGTCGCCTTGCCCGGCTTTGCCCCCACGCCCCTTTGGGCGGCCTTCGCGCTCGCCGCGGTGGGCATGTCGACCGGCATCATGGACGTGGCGATGAACGCGCACGGGGTTGAGGTCGAGCGCCGCATCGGCCGGCCGATCCTCGGCTCCTTGCATGGTCTCTTCAGCCTCGGCGGCCTGGTGGGCGCCGGCGCCGGTGCGCTCGCCGCATCGCAAGGTCTCTCGTCCATCACCCACTTGGTGGCCGCGGGCATCGTCTTCGAGGTGTTTGCCCTCTTCTTCGGTCGCACGCTCCTTCCGCACGAGCTCTCGCGCGAGTCTCCGCACGAGGAGCCCTCATCCGACGCCCCGCCCGCGCACAGCTTCACGCGCCCCAATGGCATCTTGATCGCGCTGGGCGCCGTGGCCTTCTGCTCGTCGGTGGGGGAGGGCGCCATGGCCGATTGGTCCGCCGTGTATCTTCGCGACATTCTTCACACCAGCGAGGCGGTGGCGCCGCTCGGCTTTGCGGCCTTTTCGCTGGCCATGCTCCTCGGCCGCTTCTCGGGCGACCGCCTCACCCTTCGATTCGGCTCGGTGGGCATCGTCCGCTACGGCGGGCTGCTCGTCGCCGCGGGGCTGGCGTTCGGCCTGATCACCAACACCGTTCCGACCACCATCCTCGGCTTCCTCTGCGTGGGGCTCGGCTTGTCCGTGGTCATGCCCACCGCCTTTCGGGCGAGCGGGCGCGTGCCCGGCGTCGCGCCCTCGGCGGGGCTCGCCACCATGGCCACCCTGGGCTACGGCGGATTTTTGCTCGGCCCGCCGGCCATTGGCTTCGTGTCGGAGCACTTTACGGTGCGCGGAGGACTCGCGGTGGTGGTCGTGCTCGCGATCGTGCTCACCGCGCTCGCGCCCTCGGTGGAGGGACGCCCGCTCCGTCCGGGCGCCGCGTTCGACTGGCTCACATCGCGGGTGACGCGGTCTTAG
- the sthA gene encoding Si-specific NAD(P)(+) transhydrogenase — translation MPFDYDLLVLGAGPAGEKGAVQAAYFGKRVAIVECAKEPGGAAVHTGTLPSKTLRETALFLSGYRQRDLYGVEVNLHRELAVPKLLSRKDAVRDLEVARIRWNLERHGVPMLKGIARFVDPHTVEVAQCGGPPRRITSEVFLVATGSKPHQPEDIPFDDEDVDDSDTVLLIDRLPKTMTIVGGGVIGCEYATMFAALQVKVTLIEGRGRLLPFLDLEMGERLRGAMNSLGVTILLDTKTTKVARVPGVGIRSTLNTGVMLDSDKFLFAAGRSGRTGELHLESLGVKLDKRGYVQVDGDYRTAVPHIYAAGDVIGFPALASTSMEQARVAVCHAFGFTYKRQVSCVLPFGIYTIPEVSCVGLSEEACNEQELDYVVGRAFYRDNARGKIIGDKDGVIKLIFDRKTRVLVGCHCIGDRASELVHIGQAVLLGKGTVDTFIEMVFNYPTLAEAFKYAAYDALARFGATIGQPKTASPAM, via the coding sequence GTGCCGTTCGACTACGACTTGCTCGTATTGGGGGCCGGACCTGCGGGTGAAAAGGGCGCCGTTCAAGCCGCGTACTTCGGTAAACGCGTGGCCATCGTCGAGTGCGCGAAGGAGCCGGGCGGGGCGGCCGTGCACACGGGGACGCTTCCCTCGAAGACCTTGCGCGAGACCGCGCTCTTCCTGTCCGGCTACCGCCAGCGCGATCTGTACGGCGTGGAGGTGAACCTCCATCGCGAGCTCGCGGTGCCCAAGCTGCTCTCGCGCAAGGATGCGGTGCGCGATCTCGAGGTCGCGCGCATCCGATGGAACCTGGAGCGCCACGGGGTGCCGATGCTGAAGGGCATCGCGCGCTTCGTCGATCCGCACACGGTGGAGGTCGCGCAGTGCGGCGGGCCACCGCGCCGGATCACCAGCGAGGTCTTCTTGGTCGCCACCGGCTCGAAGCCGCATCAGCCGGAGGACATCCCCTTCGACGACGAAGACGTCGACGACTCCGACACGGTGCTGCTCATCGATCGCCTGCCGAAGACCATGACCATCGTGGGCGGAGGGGTGATCGGCTGCGAGTACGCCACCATGTTCGCCGCGCTGCAGGTAAAGGTCACCTTGATCGAAGGGCGCGGGAGGCTCTTGCCGTTCTTGGACCTGGAGATGGGCGAGCGGCTTCGGGGCGCGATGAACAGCCTGGGCGTCACCATCCTGCTCGACACCAAGACGACGAAGGTCGCGCGGGTGCCGGGCGTCGGCATTCGAAGCACCTTGAACACGGGCGTCATGCTCGACAGCGACAAGTTCCTCTTCGCCGCCGGGCGCTCGGGCCGAACGGGCGAGCTGCACCTCGAGTCGCTCGGCGTGAAGCTCGACAAACGCGGGTACGTGCAGGTCGACGGCGATTACCGCACGGCCGTGCCCCACATCTATGCGGCGGGCGACGTCATTGGCTTTCCGGCGCTGGCGTCGACGTCGATGGAGCAAGCGCGCGTCGCCGTCTGCCACGCCTTCGGGTTCACGTACAAGCGCCAGGTGTCGTGCGTGCTGCCGTTCGGCATTTATACGATCCCCGAGGTGAGCTGCGTGGGGCTCTCGGAGGAGGCGTGCAACGAGCAAGAGCTCGACTACGTGGTGGGGCGCGCGTTCTACCGCGACAACGCCCGCGGCAAGATCATCGGCGACAAGGACGGGGTCATCAAGCTGATCTTCGACCGCAAAACGCGCGTGCTCGTGGGGTGCCACTGCATCGGCGATCGGGCCTCGGAGCTCGTTCACATCGGGCAGGCGGTGCTGCTCGGCAAAGGCACGGTCGATACCTTCATCGAAATGGTCTTCAACTACCCCACCCTCGCCGAAGCGTTCAAGTACGCCGCCTACGACGCGCTCGCCCGCTTCGGCGCCACCATCGGGCAACCTAAGACCGCGTCACCCGCGATGTGA
- a CDS encoding sigma-54 dependent transcriptional regulator has translation MKGGNFTGDGIVARAPQMAEIFRTIVKVAEYKTTVLVTGESGVGKERIARAIHAQSNRREGPFVAINCGAIPENLLESELFGHKKGAFTDATADRRGIFEEASGGTLFLDEIGELPQGLQVKLLRALQEESIRRLGDTQDTSVDVRIIAASHRNLAAEVDAGRFREDLYYRINVLPIAIPALRERREDIPPLVEHFIERNNAKLGTSIRGISAEAAKLLMDYAWPGNVRELENTIERAMVLSEREQLDVSDFSEQLHSTADPVQAQLATGELSIKKTTQVIEEILIRRALQKTNGNRTRAAAILEISHRTLLYKIKDYKIMDS, from the coding sequence TTGAAGGGCGGTAACTTCACCGGCGATGGGATTGTCGCGAGAGCTCCGCAGATGGCGGAGATCTTCCGGACCATCGTCAAGGTTGCCGAATACAAGACCACCGTGCTGGTGACGGGCGAGAGCGGCGTCGGCAAAGAGCGAATCGCCCGCGCCATTCACGCCCAATCGAACCGGCGCGAGGGTCCATTCGTCGCCATCAACTGCGGCGCCATCCCGGAGAACCTGCTGGAGAGCGAGCTATTTGGCCACAAAAAAGGCGCCTTCACCGACGCGACGGCCGATCGGCGCGGCATCTTCGAGGAGGCCAGCGGCGGCACATTGTTCCTCGACGAAATCGGCGAGCTGCCGCAGGGGCTGCAAGTCAAACTCTTGCGCGCGCTCCAAGAAGAATCCATCCGTCGGCTGGGCGATACGCAGGACACGTCCGTAGACGTGCGCATCATCGCGGCGAGCCACCGCAATCTGGCCGCGGAGGTGGATGCCGGGCGGTTTCGGGAAGATCTTTATTATCGAATCAACGTGCTACCCATTGCCATCCCCGCGCTGCGCGAACGGCGCGAAGACATTCCACCGCTGGTGGAGCATTTCATCGAGCGAAACAACGCGAAGCTCGGCACATCCATTCGCGGCATCTCGGCGGAGGCCGCGAAGCTGCTCATGGACTATGCGTGGCCGGGCAACGTGCGCGAGCTCGAGAACACCATCGAGCGCGCCATGGTGCTCTCCGAGCGCGAGCAGCTCGACGTGAGCGACTTTTCGGAGCAGCTGCACTCCACGGCGGATCCCGTGCAGGCGCAACTCGCCACCGGGGAGCTGTCGATCAAGAAGACAACGCAGGTGATCGAGGAAATATTGATTCGGCGTGCGCTCCAGAAGACCAATGGGAACCGAACGCGCGCGGCGGCTATTTTGGAGATCAGCCACCGTACGCTTCTTTACAAAATCAAAGACTATAAGATCATGGACTCGTGA
- a CDS encoding DUF1343 domain-containing protein encodes MFTGLDRLAAGQSRSLMRALRGTRVALLAHPASVTRDLVHAADVVIGQGARLKVIFGPEHGFGGEAQDMIGVEDARDRNGIPIRSLYGADFSALEPRAEDLADVDLLVVDLQDVGARYYTFVWTALLAVRVCQKLGKRALILDRPNPIGGDPSSIEGRRQQSAFRSFVGLEAIPIRHALTLGEIIAWRAGEEGIPPEQLEVAAVTGLARDAHAPAWDRPFIAPSPNMPTYRTALVYPGACLLEGTNLSEGRGTTQPFEVFGAPWLDGAKLAHDFHALEPAGVRVRPLTFQPMFHKHAGLICGGVQVHVTDSGTFRPIATYVALVALARQQDPARFAFRTEPYEFVKDIPAFDLLTGDDEARILMEKGAPPDEVAQAVSRLHNGDAEIVHIAREAGARYCLAHPHT; translated from the coding sequence ATGTTCACCGGACTCGACCGTCTTGCCGCCGGCCAATCGAGGTCGCTCATGCGCGCCCTGCGGGGCACGCGCGTCGCACTTCTGGCGCACCCCGCGTCGGTCACGCGCGACCTCGTACACGCAGCCGACGTCGTCATCGGACAAGGTGCGCGGCTGAAGGTCATCTTCGGTCCCGAGCACGGCTTCGGCGGCGAGGCGCAGGACATGATTGGCGTGGAGGACGCGCGCGATCGAAATGGCATTCCAATCCGCAGCCTGTACGGCGCCGATTTTTCTGCGCTCGAGCCGCGCGCGGAGGATTTGGCGGACGTCGACCTACTCGTGGTCGATCTGCAGGACGTCGGCGCACGCTATTACACCTTCGTATGGACCGCGCTCTTGGCCGTGCGCGTGTGCCAGAAGCTCGGCAAGCGCGCCCTGATCCTCGACCGCCCCAACCCCATCGGCGGGGATCCCTCGTCCATCGAGGGCCGCCGCCAGCAGAGCGCGTTCCGATCCTTCGTCGGGCTGGAAGCAATTCCCATTCGCCACGCCCTGACCCTGGGCGAAATCATCGCCTGGCGCGCCGGCGAAGAGGGGATACCCCCGGAGCAGCTGGAGGTGGCCGCCGTGACCGGCCTCGCGCGCGACGCGCATGCGCCAGCTTGGGACCGCCCCTTCATCGCGCCCTCGCCCAACATGCCCACGTATCGAACGGCGTTGGTGTACCCGGGCGCGTGCCTCCTCGAGGGCACGAACCTCTCCGAAGGGCGCGGCACGACGCAGCCCTTCGAGGTGTTCGGCGCCCCTTGGCTCGATGGTGCCAAGCTCGCGCACGATTTCCACGCCCTCGAGCCCGCAGGGGTGCGCGTGCGGCCGCTCACGTTCCAGCCCATGTTTCACAAACACGCGGGCTTGATTTGCGGCGGCGTTCAAGTCCACGTGACCGATTCCGGGACATTTCGGCCGATCGCGACCTATGTGGCGCTCGTCGCGCTCGCCCGGCAGCAGGACCCGGCACGATTTGCTTTCCGCACGGAACCCTATGAATTCGTAAAGGATATTCCGGCCTTCGATCTGCTGACCGGCGACGATGAAGCGCGCATCCTCATGGAAAAAGGCGCTCCGCCCGACGAGGTCGCCCAAGCGGTTAGCCGGCTGCACAATGGAGATGCAGAGATTGTGCACATTGCGCGAGAAGCCGGAGCCCGCTATTGCCTAGCGCACCCGCACACATGA